TCCGACATATGGGCATAGGTCTTGCCTGAGGCACCGGGGCTGCCGCCATGGCTCGCGAGATATTCGATGGAGCCGAACGTGCCGGCCATGCCTTCATGGCTGAGCGTGCCGGTCTCGAATTTATGCGGCAGGTCGTTGCCGGCCGGGCGGACCTTGTAGCTGAAGGTCTCATCCAGCAGTGCCTCGCGGCCCCACAGGATGCCCTGATGCGGGCCGAAGAATTTGTAGGCCGAGGAGACCAGGAAGTCGCAGCCGAGATCGCGCACGTCGATGCCGCAATGGGGGGCCAGCTGCACCGCATCGACATAGAAAAGGGCGCCCGCCTCGCGCGCCTGCTTGGCGAAGTGCTTCACATCGTTGATCGTGCCGGTGCAGTTCGACGCGAACCCCATGGCGACGAGTTTTGTTTTTGGACTCAGCACCTTGGTGAGGGCGTCGTCGGCGAATTCGTAGGTTTCGGGATCGAAATCCATCCAGCGCACGGTGAGGCCGCGGTCCTCGGCCAGCAGCAGCCATGGCGCCACATTGGCGTCGTGGTCCATGCGTGACAGGACGATTTCGTCACCGGTGCTGAAACGCTTGCCCAGGCAGCGCGACATATGCAGCGTCAATGTCGTCATATTCTGGCCGAAGACGATCTCGCGCGCCGAATTGGCGTGGTAAAAATCGGCCATGGCCTGATGAGCCTCGTTCACCAATTCGTCGGCAGCGACCGTGGTGGTGAAATAGCCGCCGAGATTGGCGTTTTTGTTCA
This genomic stretch from Nordella sp. HKS 07 harbors:
- a CDS encoding cysteine desulfurase-like protein codes for the protein MTTPAFSLDTLRAQFPSLSLTDGDKPRVYFDNPAGTQVPQQVIDRTLEAMVNKNANLGGYFTTTVAADELVNEAHQAMADFYHANSAREIVFGQNMTTLTLHMSRCLGKRFSTGDEIVLSRMDHDANVAPWLLLAEDRGLTVRWMDFDPETYEFADDALTKVLSPKTKLVAMGFASNCTGTINDVKHFAKQAREAGALFYVDAVQLAPHCGIDVRDLGCDFLVSSAYKFFGPHQGILWGREALLDETFSYKVRPAGNDLPHKFETGTLSHEGMAGTFGSIEYLASHGGSPGASGKTYAHMSERGAAIHRAFDVFTDWEHQLCNRLIAGISRVKGLEIRGITSPNAVHRRVPTVSFTLEGHTPQSLAKAFAARNIFVWSGHNYAVEPVTRMGLMDKGGVLRVGLAHYNTVAEVDGFIAALDQIKG